A stretch of the Vitis vinifera cultivar Pinot Noir 40024 chromosome 16, ASM3070453v1 genome encodes the following:
- the TFL1C gene encoding TFL1C protein, translating to MSRNMEPLSVGRVVGDVVDGFTPSVKMSVTYNSNKQVANGHELMPSVVTAKPRVEVGGEDLRAAYTLIMTDPDAPSPSDPYLKEHLHWIVADIPGTTDASFGKEIVSYEPPKPVIGIHRYAFILFKQRGRETVMPPASRDHFNTRKFAEDNGLGSPVAAVYFNAQRPTAARRR from the exons ATGTCCAGGAACATGGAGCCTCTCAGTGTAGGGAGAGTGGTGGGAGATGTAGTGGATGGTTTCACCCCAAGTGTGAAAATGAGTGTCACTTACAACTCCAATAAGCAAGTTGCTAATGGCCATGAGCTGATGCCCTCTGTTGTTACTGCTAAACCTAGAGTGGAGGTTGGTGGTGAAGACTTAAGGGCTGCTTATACCCTA ATCATGACAGACCCGGATGCTCCAAGCCCTAGTGATCCATACCTTAAAGAACATCTTCACTG GATTGTGGCTGACATTCCCGGTACCACTGATGCTTCCTTTG GAAAAGAAATTGTGAGCTACGAGCCCCCAAAGCCGGTAATTGGCATCCACAGATATGCGTTCATCTTGTTTAAGCAGAGAGGAAGAGAAACCGTGATGCCACCAGCTTCAAGAGACCATTTCAACACAAGGAAGTTTGCAGAAGACAACGGTTTAGGATCGCCAGTGGCAGCAGTATACTTCAATGCACAGAGACCAACTGCAGCAAGAAGAAGATGA